The proteins below come from a single Raphanus sativus cultivar WK10039 unplaced genomic scaffold, ASM80110v3 Scaffold4202, whole genome shotgun sequence genomic window:
- the LOC130507230 gene encoding uncharacterized protein At4g13230-like gives MASLSAIAISLRNKALITPRVFSSVPTRLIHGSTMKEASVCDKATEAQQKVAKKADEGAQTISEAAGNLKDKAKNTAEEAWDKVKDTTEKIKDTVTGKTEETKESIKAKAKTVEKSMNTKNLK, from the exons ATGGCAAGCTTATCAGCTATTGCAATTTCCCTCCGCAACAAGGCACTCATCACTCCAAGAGTTTTCTCTTCCGTCCCGACAAGACTCATCCAT GGGAGTACGATGAAAGAAGCTTCCGTCTGTGACAAAGCCACCGAGGCTCAACAAAAG GTGGCCAAGAAGGCGGACGAAGGAGCACAAACCATCTCCGAGGCCGCCGGTAACTTGAAGGATAAGGCGAAGAACACTGCAGAGGAGGCCTGGGATAAGGTGAAGGACACTACAGAAAAGATCAAAGATACCGTCACAGGAAAAACTGAGGAAACCAAGGAGTCTATCAAAGCCAAAGCCAAGACCGTCGAGAAAAGCATGAATACCAAGAACCTCAAATAA